A region of Cyanobium sp. ATX 6F1 DNA encodes the following proteins:
- a CDS encoding class I SAM-dependent methyltransferase, which yields MPFSSYMAWVLHDPEHGAYGAGRLRIGPGGDFATAPSLGPAFAELLAPQLADWLEGLARAVPTGPLALVEAGPGEGQLALDLAGALAQRWPGLTERLELVLVEPNPGMASRQRQRLAACPLPVRWSSFEQLAERPVRGVVLAHEVLDALAVERFEHHQGHWCRQRVRLAGGGLELLASEPLSPVELEALADLGLAEPGAGRPEGWCSELHSGLGPWMAGCGSALASGWLLVIDYALEAWRYYAPARSAGTLMAYRGQRAQADPLLDPGAWDLTAHLCTDSLERAALGAGWQPLGQCRQGEALLALGLAQALHGLSTADEGLALAERLARREALLRLVDPAALGDFRWLAYGRDLPAERDSQSAPPLFLREPPLS from the coding sequence CTTCAGCTCCTACATGGCCTGGGTGCTCCACGATCCGGAGCACGGGGCCTACGGCGCTGGCAGGTTGCGGATCGGCCCCGGGGGTGATTTTGCCACCGCGCCCTCCCTGGGGCCGGCCTTCGCTGAACTGCTGGCCCCCCAACTGGCCGACTGGCTGGAGGGTCTGGCCCGGGCGGTGCCAACTGGACCCCTGGCCCTGGTGGAGGCGGGACCCGGCGAGGGCCAGCTGGCCCTGGATCTTGCGGGCGCGCTGGCCCAGCGCTGGCCGGGCTTGACGGAGCGGCTGGAGCTTGTGCTGGTGGAGCCCAATCCAGGCATGGCCAGCCGCCAGCGCCAGCGGCTGGCGGCCTGCCCGCTGCCGGTGCGCTGGAGCTCCTTCGAGCAGTTGGCGGAGCGGCCCGTACGCGGGGTGGTGCTGGCCCATGAGGTGCTCGACGCCCTGGCGGTGGAGCGCTTTGAGCACCACCAGGGCCACTGGTGCCGCCAGCGGGTGCGGCTTGCCGGCGGCGGCCTGGAGCTGCTGGCGTCCGAACCCCTCAGCCCCGTTGAGCTGGAAGCCCTGGCCGATCTGGGCCTTGCCGAGCCGGGCGCCGGGCGCCCCGAGGGTTGGTGCAGTGAGTTGCACAGCGGCCTGGGCCCCTGGATGGCCGGCTGCGGGTCCGCCCTGGCCAGCGGTTGGTTGCTGGTGATCGATTACGCCCTGGAGGCCTGGCGTTACTACGCGCCCGCGCGCTCGGCCGGCACCTTGATGGCCTACCGGGGCCAGCGCGCCCAGGCCGATCCCCTGCTGGATCCAGGCGCCTGGGACCTCACCGCCCACCTCTGCACCGACAGCCTCGAGCGGGCGGCGCTGGGAGCCGGATGGCAGCCCCTGGGCCAATGCCGCCAGGGGGAAGCGCTGTTGGCGCTGGGGTTGGCCCAGGCCCTCCACGGCCTATCCACAGCTGATGAAGGCCTGGCCTTGGCCGAGCGCCTGGCTCGACGGGAGGCGCTGCTGCGGCTGGTGGATCCCGCCGCCCTGGGGGACTTCCGCTGGCTGGCCTATGGCCGAGACCTGCCTGCGGAGCGCGACTCCCAGTCGGCCCCGCCGTTGTTTCTGCGGGAGCCGCCCCTCAGCTGA